The following coding sequences lie in one Methanohalophilus levihalophilus genomic window:
- a CDS encoding glycosyltransferase family 4 protein, which produces MNGKNKIAMLTTTFFPQVGGAEYQVKWLAEELSKNGNEVSLFTPYEANGFIESYGKYPLVNISLRKKDTNVFQDGSRMLYRFISNVLKIKPDIIHAHFAFSSGFLAVITKPIHKAPVVITSHGEDIQLVESIDYGLRRSKIKSYLIKFTLRYCDKHVLVSNSMKNDALCSGSSENKIEVIHNIFNPPNIEITNSDEIDLKAKYGIKHSSKIILSVSRLHLQKGLNYLIEAMVTVLDKHPTALLVIAGTGPEKENLERLCQSKKIDKNVIFLGYITDKEKLILTKACDIFCLPAIEEAFGIALFDPMYFSKNIVATNVGGIPEVLGNDKMLVPKMDSVGLANAIIDVFDDDKNTLQYSTNQLETFYPNSIVKQYSELYRSLLR; this is translated from the coding sequence ATGAATGGTAAAAATAAAATTGCTATGTTAACTACGACATTTTTCCCACAGGTCGGTGGAGCAGAATATCAGGTTAAATGGCTGGCTGAAGAATTATCCAAAAATGGTAATGAAGTTTCTTTGTTTACTCCTTATGAAGCAAATGGGTTCATCGAATCTTACGGTAAATATCCTCTTGTAAACATTTCTTTAAGGAAAAAGGATACGAATGTTTTCCAGGATGGAAGCAGAATGCTTTATAGGTTTATCAGCAATGTTTTAAAAATTAAACCTGATATCATTCATGCTCATTTTGCATTTTCATCTGGATTTTTGGCAGTCATAACCAAGCCAATTCACAAAGCTCCTGTAGTTATAACATCTCATGGAGAAGACATACAATTGGTTGAAAGCATTGATTATGGTTTAAGGAGAAGTAAAATCAAAAGCTATCTAATAAAATTTACACTAAGATACTGTGACAAACACGTCCTAGTAAGCAACTCGATGAAAAATGACGCTTTGTGCTCAGGAAGCTCTGAAAACAAAATAGAAGTGATACACAATATTTTCAATCCGCCAAATATAGAAATCACGAATTCCGATGAAATCGATTTAAAAGCTAAATACGGCATAAAACACAGCTCAAAAATTATTCTATCGGTATCAAGACTTCATCTTCAAAAGGGTTTAAATTACCTCATTGAAGCCATGGTTACTGTCCTAGATAAACATCCAACTGCGCTTTTAGTAATTGCGGGTACTGGACCAGAAAAAGAAAATTTAGAGAGGCTATGTCAAAGCAAAAAAATAGACAAGAATGTAATCTTTTTGGGATACATCACAGATAAAGAAAAGCTTATATTGACAAAAGCTTGTGATATATTTTGTTTGCCTGCAATTGAAGAAGCTTTTGGTATTGCCTTATTTGATCCAATGTATTTCTCAAAAAATATAGTTGCTACAAATGTAGGGGGCATCCCTGAAGTTTTGGGGAATGACAAGATGCTAGTTCCGAAAATGGATTCTGTTGGCTTGGCAAATGCTATCATTGACGTATTTGATGATGATAAAAATACTTTGCAATACTCAACTAATCAGTTAGAGACTTTTTATCCAAATTCTATTGTAAAGCAATATAGTGAACTTTATCGGTCCTTGCTAAGGTGA
- the asnB gene encoding asparagine synthase (glutamine-hydrolyzing), with protein sequence MCGIAGVYGLSDQHLLRKMCDVIEHRGPDDAGYYVDEQISIGMRRLSIIDLSGGHQPVFNEDGSIVVVFNGEIYNFRELREDLEKRGHIFSTNSDTETIVHAYEEYGNDCLNKFNGMFAIALWDTEKKELFLARDRLGIKPLYYSLFEDKLIFGSEIKSLIEYGLKPEIKEEALSEYFTFRYVPAPLTMFRGIFKLKPGHFIKIGANGFHANSYWNLDFTTSEGSEGYFKDKILEILKESVRKRLVADVPIGSFLSGGLDSSIITSFASELSNEPIKTFSVGFYGSDYDETPYSRRIAEHFGTDHTEEWVDIENTSVLPKLIYHLDEPLADPAILPTYLISETARKKVKVILSGEGGDEAFAGYGRYQSELKAHNFSKYLPRVLKNSAFRLGSIIEESKIKKYALYAGSRNGQKNSYYYRLKLRDNGHLNPNILQIDDTNLPLDLFYEYDNYLKSMLKFDINYWLPDDLLMKVDKMTMATSLEARVPFLDHNLLELTSTIPPNLMLNKHLLKLCANDLLPKEVMERKKHGFDVPIREWFEKDTLDEFLSEEKINSTPYLNNSEIQKIRERHRAGKGDYSVLLWKCLCYTMWYNEFLSEN encoded by the coding sequence GTGTGCGGCATAGCAGGCGTCTACGGACTGTCAGATCAACATCTTTTGAGAAAAATGTGCGATGTCATTGAGCATCGAGGACCCGATGACGCTGGCTACTATGTAGATGAGCAAATCTCTATTGGAATGCGCAGATTAAGCATAATAGATCTCTCAGGAGGGCACCAGCCCGTTTTTAACGAAGATGGAAGCATAGTTGTCGTTTTCAATGGGGAGATATATAATTTCAGAGAGTTAAGAGAAGACCTAGAAAAAAGAGGCCACATTTTTAGTACAAATTCAGACACCGAAACAATTGTTCATGCATACGAGGAGTATGGAAATGATTGCCTGAACAAGTTTAACGGAATGTTTGCAATCGCATTATGGGATACTGAAAAAAAAGAACTGTTTCTTGCACGTGACCGTTTGGGCATAAAACCATTGTATTATTCTCTTTTTGAAGATAAACTCATTTTTGGCTCCGAGATCAAATCCCTTATCGAATATGGTCTTAAGCCAGAAATAAAGGAAGAAGCCCTAAGTGAGTATTTTACATTTCGATATGTACCAGCGCCCTTGACAATGTTTAGAGGTATCTTTAAACTAAAACCAGGCCACTTCATTAAAATCGGAGCAAACGGATTCCATGCAAATAGCTATTGGAATTTAGATTTTACAACATCAGAAGGTAGTGAAGGCTACTTTAAAGACAAAATTCTTGAAATTCTTAAGGAATCTGTACGAAAAAGACTTGTTGCCGATGTTCCAATTGGCTCCTTCCTTTCAGGCGGATTGGACTCTTCTATAATAACGTCATTTGCAAGTGAATTGTCTAATGAACCAATAAAGACTTTCTCTGTTGGTTTTTATGGTTCAGATTATGATGAGACTCCTTATTCGAGAAGGATTGCAGAACACTTTGGAACTGATCATACTGAAGAATGGGTTGATATTGAAAACACTTCTGTTTTGCCCAAGCTGATATACCATCTTGATGAACCTCTAGCAGACCCTGCAATATTACCCACATACCTGATATCTGAAACTGCAAGGAAAAAAGTAAAAGTGATATTAAGTGGTGAAGGCGGTGACGAGGCATTTGCAGGATATGGGAGATATCAATCTGAATTGAAAGCTCATAATTTCTCAAAATATTTACCTCGCGTACTCAAAAACTCTGCTTTTAGACTAGGCAGCATAATCGAAGAAAGTAAAATCAAGAAGTACGCATTGTATGCAGGTTCTCGAAATGGACAAAAAAACAGTTATTACTACCGTTTGAAACTGAGGGATAATGGTCATCTCAATCCTAACATCCTGCAAATTGATGATACCAATCTTCCACTTGATCTTTTTTATGAATACGACAACTATTTGAAATCAATGTTGAAGTTCGACATCAATTACTGGTTGCCGGATGATCTTTTAATGAAAGTAGACAAGATGACCATGGCTACGTCCCTTGAAGCACGTGTTCCTTTTTTAGACCACAATTTGCTAGAACTGACGTCTACCATCCCTCCAAATTTAATGCTTAATAAACATTTGTTAAAGCTCTGTGCTAATGATCTCTTGCCAAAAGAAGTTATGGAAAGAAAAAAACATGGTTTCGATGTTCCAATTAGGGAATGGTTTGAGAAAGACACACTCGATGAGTTCCTATCTGAAGAAAAAATTAATAGCACACCTTACTTGAATAATAGTGAGATCCAGAAAATACGTGAAAGGCATCGTGCAGGAAAGGGAGATTATAGTGTTTTATTATGGAAATGCCTATGCTATACTATGTGGTATAATGAATTTTTAAGTGAGAATTAA
- a CDS encoding glycosyltransferase family 4 protein, whose translation MNVNQVNVVPNGVDTTQFKIYNKDVQRKWFERNFETDLADGINIIYVGRFSEEKGLRYLIKSLDYIDLPFKLFLAGDGPQKSEIAKLIEASGLNGKVCILGKVPHENLSKLLNAMDIFVLPSISMEGFSNSMLEAMACGLPIVTTHVGAGSEVITDDVGFVAEIKNPSQIADGILKYAYLDRNTIRDYTESHFSFDVVADKVYALYSDLCGKDVDSICYCSLYSPPYQLSGAGRQVHELSKRLSQKCDVSVISTGIGGSKDGQLEGVNYYRVKYVKGESLSRFCYSTLGCLKGLSLDAFDVVDGRNWEGGLISTFLSKHKGNQSVISFRGEGALEGPWIKNRINKYIAKRVDLMTATDSRTASKAERILNGYKGDA comes from the coding sequence ATGAATGTAAATCAGGTTAATGTGGTTCCAAACGGAGTAGATACAACTCAATTCAAAATATACAATAAGGACGTTCAACGGAAATGGTTTGAAAGAAATTTTGAAACTGATCTTGCTGATGGCATTAATATAATCTATGTAGGACGTTTTTCTGAAGAAAAGGGATTACGTTATTTAATCAAATCACTTGACTACATTGATCTCCCTTTTAAGCTGTTTCTAGCAGGGGACGGACCTCAAAAAAGCGAAATTGCAAAGCTAATAGAAGCTTCCGGTTTAAACGGTAAAGTTTGCATTTTAGGAAAAGTCCCACATGAAAACTTGTCTAAACTTCTCAATGCTATGGACATTTTCGTATTGCCTTCAATTTCGATGGAAGGTTTTTCAAATTCTATGCTTGAAGCAATGGCTTGTGGGTTGCCAATTGTAACAACTCATGTTGGAGCGGGAAGCGAGGTAATAACAGATGATGTTGGGTTTGTTGCTGAAATTAAAAACCCAAGCCAAATTGCAGATGGAATCTTAAAATACGCGTATCTTGATAGAAATACAATCAGGGACTATACTGAGAGTCATTTTTCCTTTGATGTTGTTGCGGATAAGGTATATGCCCTTTATTCTGATCTTTGTGGAAAAGATGTCGATAGTATTTGCTATTGCTCTCTTTATTCACCACCTTATCAGTTGTCTGGGGCAGGTCGGCAAGTTCATGAATTATCAAAAAGATTGTCACAAAAATGTGATGTTTCTGTCATATCTACCGGAATTGGAGGATCTAAGGATGGGCAGCTAGAAGGTGTGAATTATTATCGAGTCAAATACGTAAAAGGAGAGTCCTTGTCACGATTCTGCTATAGTACTTTAGGTTGCCTTAAAGGTCTTTCATTGGATGCTTTTGATGTTGTAGATGGACGAAATTGGGAAGGCGGATTGATCTCCACATTTCTTTCCAAGCACAAAGGAAATCAGTCAGTTATCAGCTTCCGGGGAGAAGGTGCTTTAGAAGGACCATGGATTAAAAACCGCATTAACAAGTACATTGCAAAGAGAGTTGATCTTATGACTGCCACAGACAGCAGAACAGCGTCAAAAGCTGAGCGCATTCTAAATGGGTACAAAGGTGATGCTTGA
- a CDS encoding glycosyltransferase family 2 protein, whose protein sequence is MLVSVIVCAYDIGRYDDFIEAIESLFDQDFRNVEIIAVVDGNKEFYEKIIKYKELNQLKMKVLLNKKNLGLSESRNRGIAVATGDVLAFFDDDAIAEKNWISELVRMYDKYDAIAAGGKLFPLWVDGKADFLPEEFYWMIGATHKGFPEKVTEVRNTFGSNISFKKEVLDEFEGFKGDMGIKGKGALQAEETEICERMKKLFGKGVMYNPHAIVHHKIFKSRTRLKFLLRRAFWQGYSKKMMANMGYSMDVESDFLKRLINPGIYGRVKAVRSMGLGPLIQIFFLILFTFVVSLGYAFKSIELFSSSLTGAKQA, encoded by the coding sequence ATGCTTGTATCTGTTATAGTGTGTGCTTATGATATTGGCCGCTATGATGATTTCATAGAAGCAATAGAGAGTCTCTTTGATCAAGATTTCCGAAATGTCGAAATCATAGCTGTGGTGGATGGAAACAAAGAATTCTATGAAAAAATAATAAAATACAAAGAACTCAACCAATTGAAAATGAAGGTCCTGCTCAATAAAAAGAACCTTGGACTTTCTGAAAGCAGGAATCGGGGAATTGCGGTAGCTACTGGAGATGTGCTCGCATTTTTTGATGACGATGCAATTGCAGAAAAAAATTGGATCAGTGAGCTTGTGCGCATGTACGATAAATATGATGCCATTGCTGCTGGCGGGAAATTATTTCCACTATGGGTAGATGGAAAAGCTGATTTTCTTCCAGAGGAGTTTTACTGGATGATTGGCGCAACACACAAAGGATTTCCTGAAAAAGTTACCGAAGTTCGGAACACCTTTGGTTCAAACATCAGTTTCAAAAAAGAAGTTCTTGACGAATTTGAAGGGTTTAAAGGAGATATGGGAATTAAAGGTAAAGGGGCCCTTCAAGCTGAAGAAACTGAAATTTGTGAGCGCATGAAAAAGCTTTTCGGTAAAGGGGTAATGTATAATCCTCATGCAATTGTCCACCACAAGATTTTTAAAAGTCGCACTAGGCTTAAGTTTTTGTTGAGAAGAGCGTTTTGGCAGGGATACTCCAAAAAAATGATGGCAAATATGGGTTATTCCATGGATGTTGAGAGTGATTTCCTCAAGAGACTGATAAATCCAGGGATCTATGGAAGAGTAAAGGCTGTTCGTAGTATGGGACTCGGACCATTAATTCAAATATTCTTTTTGATTCTTTTTACATTTGTTGTTAGTTTAGGATACGCTTTCAAGTCAATAGAATTGTTTTCTTCATCTCTTACAGGAGCCAAGCAAGCATGA